From the genome of Sulfurovum sp. NBC37-1, one region includes:
- a CDS encoding redoxin family protein, which produces MNVKKWVKEILIGAALLFILSNIISYVRKPDLDSLQLPIETVQLVDGSTYSLKPGKPVIVHFWATWCPACKLEAANIERVSKKYEVLTIAVNSGSDKKIRQYLEKRGLDFRVVNDKEGSWARKFKVQAFPMTFIYNAEGRLKFTEVGYTTTAGLLARMTLID; this is translated from the coding sequence ATGAATGTAAAAAAATGGGTCAAAGAGATCCTTATAGGCGCAGCACTCTTATTTATATTATCTAATATTATAAGCTATGTGCGTAAACCGGATCTGGATTCGTTGCAGCTTCCGATAGAGACGGTACAGCTTGTGGACGGCAGCACCTACAGCCTGAAGCCTGGGAAACCGGTTATTGTCCACTTCTGGGCGACCTGGTGTCCTGCCTGTAAACTGGAGGCGGCAAACATAGAGCGTGTTTCAAAAAAATATGAGGTACTGACGATCGCTGTCAACTCAGGCAGTGATAAAAAGATCAGACAGTATCTTGAGAAGAGAGGGCTGGATTTTAGGGTAGTGAATGACAAAGAGGGCTCATGGGCGCGAAAGTTCAAGGTACAGGCTTTTCCCATGACATTCATCTACAATGCCGAAGGCAGGTTGAAGTTTACCGAAGTAGGGTATACGACAACAGCAGGTTTGCTGGCACGAATGACACTTATCGACTGA